The Streptomyces sp. NBC_00454 DNA segment GGTGCTGTCGAAGTGGAGGTCGGCGCCCCCGACCGGGTGTCCCGCCTCGGTGAGCGCCCAGACCACGCCGGCCGGGTAGCCGGCCCAGCCCGTCACGACGCCGGGGGCCAGCTCGGCCACCGCCAGTTCGGTGATCCGGCCGTCGCCCTGTGCGCTGTGCAGCCTCAGCAGTCCGTCCGTGCGGCTGCGGGCGGCGAGCAGGGTGGTCTGTGGGAGGGCGATCGGGAGGGCGAACCCGTCGTTGTAGTCGGTGTGTTCGCCGATCAGGTTGACCCGGCCGGGCGCCGCCCAGACCCCGTCCGGGGAGGCTCCGAAGAGCTGCCGGAAGGTGTCCGCGGCCCGGTCCGCCCGCTTGTCCTCGTCGTCCCACTGGGTGGTCGGGTTCACGACAGGGCCTCCCGGAGGCGTCGGGCGGCCGTCTCGGGCGCCACGTCGTTGATGAAGGCCTCCGTGCCGGACTCCGTGCCGGCGAGGAACTTGAGCTTGTCGGCGGTCCGGCGGACGGTGAACAGCTCCAGGTGCAGGGCCAGTTCCCGGCCGTCGCTACGGGGCGCCTGGTGCCAGGCGGAGATGTACGGCGTGGGGGCGGTGCCCTCGGGCTGCCCAGGTACGGGGAACAGCCGGTCGAACCGGCGCAGCAGGTCCAGGTAGATGCCGGGGAACTCGGCCCGCTCCGCCTCGGTGAGGTGGGTCAGGTCGGGGACGCGGCGGTGGGGGTAGAGGTGCACCTCGTAGGGCCAGCGGGCGGCGTACGGCACGAAGGCGGTCCAGTGTTCCCCGGCCGTCACCACCCGCTCGGTGGCGGCGCGGGCGCCCGTCAGCAGGTCCTCGAAGAGGTTGCGTCCGGTGGTGGCGCGGTGGGCCGCCGCGGCGGCGGTCATCTTGGCGGTGCGCGGGGTGACGAAGGGGAAGGCGTAGATCTGGCCGTGCGGGTGGGCGAGCGTCACCCCGATCTCGGCGCCTCGGTTCTCGAAGCAGTACACCTGCTCGACGCCGGGGAGGGCGGAGAGCTCTTCGGTGCGGTCGGTCCACGCGTCCAGGACCAGGCGGGCGGCGGCCGGGGTGAGGTCGGCGAAACCGGCTTCGTGCTCCGGGGTGAAGCACACGACCTCGCAGCGTCCGGCCGCGCCCGCGAGGGAGGGGAAGCGGTTCTCGAAGACGGCCACCTCGTAGTCGGCGGCGGGGATCTCGCCGAGCCGGCCGTCGCGGGAGGGGCAGAGGGGGCATTCGCCCGCGGGCGGGTGGTAGGTGCGGGCCTGCCGGTGGGAGGCGATCGTGATCCAGTCGCCGGTGGCCTCGTCCCGCCGCAGTTCCGGGCGGCTGTCCACAGGGTCCAGCGGGCGCAGATCGGGTGCGTCGCGCACGGCGCTCTCGTCGCGGTCGAAGTAGATCAGTTCGCGGCCGTCCGCGAGTTTCGCGAGGGTCTTCTTCACCCGCCAAGAATAAACATCTTCAAACATCACTCACCAGAGTCAGGCGGATATTTCCACAGACTCCAACAGCATCGCTGTGCTATCTTGCGACCTTCTGACCGGATTCGCCGATCCCCCGGAGTGACCCGTGGCCGAGCAGGCTGCCCAACTGGCCCACCAGCGACGCGTGCTGATCCTGGACGCGGTCCAGCGCGACGGCACCGTACGCGTGGCGGACCTGGTCGGACGGCTCGGCGTCTCGGACATGACGATCCGTCGGGACCTCGACGCCCTCGCCCGGAGCGGCGCCGTGGAGAAGGTCTACGGCGGGGCCGTCGCCACCGCCGGCACCAGCGCCCACGAGCCCGGATTCGACGCCAAGTCCGACCAGGGCGCGGCCGCCAAGGCCGCCATCGCGGCAACGGCCGCGACCCTGGTGGAACCGGGCAGTGTGGTCGCGATCTCGGGCGGGACCACCGCGTACGCGGTCGCCGCCCGACTGCTCGGCATCCCGCGCCTGACGATCGTCACCAACTCCCTGCCCGTGGCCGAGCTGGTACGGGCCGCCGCCGGGCAGGGCGCGGGACCGGCCCCCACCCTGCTGCTCACCGGCGGCTCCCCCACCCCCTCGGCGGCGCTGGTCGGCCCGCTCGCCGAGCTGGCGATCGCCTCCCTCCACGTGGACCTGCTCGTCCTCGGCGCGCACGGGGTCGCGGAAGGGGCCG contains these protein-coding regions:
- the galT gene encoding galactose-1-phosphate uridylyltransferase gives rise to the protein MKKTLAKLADGRELIYFDRDESAVRDAPDLRPLDPVDSRPELRRDEATGDWITIASHRQARTYHPPAGECPLCPSRDGRLGEIPAADYEVAVFENRFPSLAGAAGRCEVVCFTPEHEAGFADLTPAAARLVLDAWTDRTEELSALPGVEQVYCFENRGAEIGVTLAHPHGQIYAFPFVTPRTAKMTAAAAAHRATTGRNLFEDLLTGARAATERVVTAGEHWTAFVPYAARWPYEVHLYPHRRVPDLTHLTEAERAEFPGIYLDLLRRFDRLFPVPGQPEGTAPTPYISAWHQAPRSDGRELALHLELFTVRRTADKLKFLAGTESGTEAFINDVAPETAARRLREALS
- a CDS encoding DeoR/GlpR family DNA-binding transcription regulator: MAEQAAQLAHQRRVLILDAVQRDGTVRVADLVGRLGVSDMTIRRDLDALARSGAVEKVYGGAVATAGTSAHEPGFDAKSDQGAAAKAAIAATAATLVEPGSVVAISGGTTAYAVAARLLGIPRLTIVTNSLPVAELVRAAAGQGAGPAPTLLLTGGSPTPSAALVGPLAELAIASLHVDLLVLGAHGVAEGAGLTTPNLTEAQTNRALVASARRIAVVADHSKWGVVGLSGFAALEQADWFVTDPGMPAPARAVLTETVGELLIAGEEG